Proteins encoded by one window of Streptacidiphilus sp. PB12-B1b:
- a CDS encoding SpoIIE family protein phosphatase produces MGSQADGGPAPLRPEEVLGAAGIGVWRWNRPGDLLELDPVCGRLLGLEPPSAQLPGRRLRSLLHVEDFIRLSETVQLAVAEQRTFEARVRVLTDRGALRRVLRLLLVPGPPTGPYPVQGTAVEGRWSDDLGPGPALTGRPAPGGGRNGTRPLGPMIRDGGGDLADELRQIDGLNRAPGSLSAPAAVPAPQQPAAPGPVVRPERADAPVGDLRRSREAFLLDAGRALAEASTTSEVLRVVASLSMPGFSPDGLAVFGVEGAMLTVVGQHGHREGDEAPFRMSLDTDYPAAEVVRTGRPVYLATPEEYRARYPTTWPLAAGFGRNSWAFLPLVTAGRTIGTWLAAFREPVRFTPDERSVLSTVARMLAHALERAHTNESERALSLGLRRSMGQSTPAIEGMTVASRYVPTGGGLMVGGDWYDVIDLPEGRLALVIGDVQGHDVHAANLMAQLRTAVHAYAAEGHHPDAVLARTSRFLAALDDDRFATCVYIEADPVRGTLAIARAGHPHPVLRMPDGTCLIRHVAGGLPLGLMPEEEDYPVTTMELQVGEVMLLCTDGLIETGGHDMYSGWVRVRDTMSPGPADDLEGMADALIRAVHGPASHLGPGHLADRREDDIALLLLRRDPVGLGPEPPARQLVLTVGQDQPERIAAVRAELRAVLHDWAVEDHVDAALLLASELLANVLVHTDREATLVAGVYGQPGGRRLRLEVADQSDELPHRRTPGEMASSGRGLILLELLADRWGMQPRGQGKSIWFELDEAGGASGGGPGAEG; encoded by the coding sequence ATGGGCAGCCAAGCCGACGGCGGACCCGCGCCGCTGCGGCCGGAGGAGGTGCTCGGCGCCGCCGGTATCGGCGTGTGGCGCTGGAACCGCCCCGGTGACCTGCTCGAACTTGATCCGGTCTGCGGGCGGCTGCTCGGCCTCGAGCCGCCGTCGGCGCAGCTGCCCGGCCGCCGGCTGCGCTCCCTGCTGCACGTCGAGGACTTCATCCGGCTGAGTGAGACGGTGCAGTTGGCCGTCGCCGAGCAGCGGACGTTCGAGGCCCGGGTCCGGGTGCTGACCGACCGGGGCGCGCTGCGCCGGGTGCTGCGGCTGCTGCTGGTGCCGGGCCCGCCGACCGGGCCCTATCCGGTCCAGGGCACGGCGGTGGAGGGCCGCTGGAGCGACGACCTCGGCCCCGGCCCCGCCCTGACCGGGCGTCCGGCCCCCGGCGGCGGCCGGAACGGCACCCGCCCGCTCGGCCCGATGATCCGGGACGGCGGCGGCGACCTGGCCGACGAGCTGCGGCAGATCGACGGGCTGAACCGGGCCCCGGGCAGCCTGTCCGCTCCGGCGGCGGTGCCCGCGCCGCAGCAACCGGCCGCCCCCGGGCCGGTGGTGCGGCCGGAGCGGGCCGACGCCCCGGTGGGCGACCTGCGCCGCTCCCGCGAGGCGTTCCTGCTCGACGCCGGGCGGGCGCTGGCCGAGGCCAGCACCACCAGCGAGGTGCTGCGGGTGGTGGCCTCGCTCTCCATGCCCGGCTTCTCGCCGGACGGCCTGGCGGTGTTCGGCGTCGAGGGCGCGATGCTGACCGTGGTCGGCCAGCACGGGCACCGCGAGGGCGACGAGGCGCCGTTCCGGATGTCGCTGGACACCGACTACCCGGCCGCCGAGGTGGTGCGCACCGGCCGCCCGGTCTACCTGGCCACGCCCGAGGAGTACCGCGCCCGCTACCCCACCACCTGGCCGCTGGCGGCGGGCTTCGGCCGCAACTCCTGGGCCTTCCTGCCGCTGGTCACGGCCGGGCGGACGATCGGCACCTGGCTGGCGGCCTTCCGCGAGCCGGTGCGGTTCACCCCCGACGAGCGCTCGGTGCTCTCCACCGTCGCCCGGATGCTGGCGCACGCCCTGGAGCGGGCCCACACCAACGAGTCGGAGCGGGCGCTGTCGCTGGGGCTGCGCCGCAGCATGGGCCAGAGCACCCCGGCGATCGAGGGGATGACCGTCGCCAGCCGCTACGTGCCCACCGGCGGCGGGCTGATGGTCGGCGGCGACTGGTACGACGTCATCGACCTGCCGGAGGGTCGGCTGGCGCTGGTCATCGGCGACGTCCAGGGCCATGACGTGCACGCCGCCAACCTGATGGCGCAGCTGCGGACGGCGGTGCACGCCTACGCCGCCGAGGGACACCACCCGGACGCGGTGCTGGCCCGCACCTCCCGCTTCCTGGCCGCGCTGGACGACGACCGCTTCGCCACGTGCGTCTACATCGAGGCCGATCCGGTGCGCGGGACGCTGGCCATCGCCCGCGCCGGGCACCCGCACCCGGTGCTGCGGATGCCGGACGGCACCTGCCTGATCCGGCACGTGGCCGGGGGGCTGCCGCTGGGGCTGATGCCGGAGGAGGAGGACTACCCGGTCACCACCATGGAGCTGCAGGTCGGCGAGGTGATGCTGCTGTGCACCGACGGGCTGATCGAGACCGGCGGCCACGACATGTACAGCGGCTGGGTGCGGGTGCGCGACACCATGTCCCCGGGGCCGGCCGACGATCTGGAGGGCATGGCCGACGCGCTGATCCGGGCCGTGCACGGGCCTGCCTCGCACCTGGGGCCCGGGCATCTGGCCGACCGCCGCGAGGACGACATCGCGCTGTTGCTGCTGCGCCGCGACCCGGTCGGCCTGGGGCCGGAACCGCCCGCCCGGCAGCTGGTGCTGACGGTCGGCCAGGACCAGCCGGAGCGGATCGCGGCCGTCCGCGCGGAGCTGCGGGCGGTGCTGCACGACTGGGCGGTGGAGGACCACGTGGACGCCGCGCTGCTGCTCGCCTCCGAGCTGCTGGCCAATGTGCTGGTGCACACCGACCGCGAGGCGACGCTGGTGGCGGGGGTGTACGGGCAGCCGGGCGGGCGCCGGCTGCGGCTGGAGGTCGCCGACCAGAGCGACGAGCTGCCGCACCGGCGTACGCCGGGCGAGATGGCCTCGTCCGGGCGCGGGCTGATCCTGCTGGAGCTACTGGCGGACCGCTGGGGCATGCAGCCGCGCGGCCAGGGCAAGTCCATCTGGTTCGAGCTGGACGAGGCGGGCGGCGCGAGCGGCGGCGGGCCGGGCGCGGAGGGCTGA
- a CDS encoding glycerophosphodiester phosphodiesterase family protein, with amino-acid sequence MAVRVHGRRSQGAGGRMTLAIAHRGDPLRFRENTLPSLRSAVAEGADWIEVDVKLTRDAVPVLLHDDTLQRLWGHDRRVGALTRAELDALTRTDPYRIPDLAEALRLGRDSGVPLMLDTVRPAEGLAALELARTLGCLAGTVFTGPPEAMAAVRAAAPTAVIAMSWESPLPPRPGLLRLVRPEYVNPYYRWLGPGRIARLHARGVKVSTWTVDRAPTMAALAAAGADAIISNDVRTLRRVLGRADAGRPAAEHGAGTGVTAGPSAGLDPVDGA; translated from the coding sequence ATGGCGGTACGGGTGCACGGGCGCCGGTCGCAGGGGGCGGGCGGCCGGATGACGCTGGCGATAGCCCACCGGGGCGACCCGCTGCGGTTCCGCGAGAACACCCTGCCCTCGCTGCGCTCGGCGGTCGCCGAGGGCGCGGACTGGATCGAGGTGGACGTCAAGCTCACCCGGGACGCGGTGCCGGTGCTGCTGCACGACGACACCCTGCAGCGGCTGTGGGGCCACGACCGCCGCGTCGGGGCGCTGACCCGGGCCGAGCTGGACGCGCTCACCCGGACCGACCCGTACCGGATACCGGATCTGGCCGAGGCGCTGCGACTGGGCCGGGACAGCGGGGTGCCGCTGATGCTGGACACGGTGCGCCCGGCCGAGGGCCTGGCCGCGCTGGAGCTGGCCCGCACGCTGGGCTGCCTCGCCGGGACGGTCTTCACCGGGCCGCCGGAGGCCATGGCCGCCGTGCGCGCCGCCGCGCCGACGGCGGTGATCGCCATGAGCTGGGAGTCGCCGCTGCCGCCGCGGCCCGGGCTGCTGCGGCTGGTCCGCCCGGAGTACGTCAACCCGTACTACCGCTGGCTGGGCCCGGGACGGATCGCCCGGCTGCACGCCCGGGGGGTGAAGGTGTCCACCTGGACCGTCGACCGGGCCCCGACCATGGCGGCGCTGGCCGCCGCCGGGGCGGACGCGATCATCTCCAACGACGTGCGCACCCTGCGCCGCGTCCTCGGCCGCGCGGACGCGGGCCGCCCGGCCGCCGAGCATGGGGCGGGCACAGGGGTGACCGCAGGGCCCTCGGCCGGTTTGGACCCCGTCGACGGGGCGTGA